The following DNA comes from Meles meles chromosome 8, mMelMel3.1 paternal haplotype, whole genome shotgun sequence.
AGTCAAAGGCCCCATATGCCAAGATTCTCTTTAAATGACCCTCTTGCAAAGGCAGAGCaatatattcagaaaatagtTCAGTGACACCATGGACATTAGGTAGGTAAGGGGTTGATGTCaaagaatttattaaattaaaattaataaatttattaaatttattaatttaatttataaaatctattaaatttattaaattaaacttaattataattataattaattataataaaaatttttaaagttaaaattaataaataatattaaatttattaaattataattaaatcatataaatttatttttatatatttgatattatattattcaattatatattatattataaaacattattaaattattataattaaatattgaaaactataaaactataaaaattactGTTTGCAAATTACACTTTAATTAGaaagtaagggaaaaaaatgagtaatacAAAAACATGCATGCACCCTCAACATATCCAACCAAGTCCCCATAGGCAATTTAATTGATTCTTTCCTAGGAAAATAAGAGTTACAGATGCCCTCCTGAGGGACATCCCCAGAGATCTCATGTCTCTGGAATTCCCTCCTGATCCTCATGAGTTAGTCTCTAATTTATCCCAAGATAACTCAGTGTAACCTCATTTGAGAAGGACCAGACATGTGCTGAGCCCCTTTGGCCATCATGAATTTGTCTGTATGTTGGTGGACGTTAATACATTGTCactttcctcccacccccaaatcctAACCTGAGGTTTTGTCATAAACCTCCAGTCATGACCAAGGAAAACAGCTCAAGATGAAAGGCATATTCATTGACTTTAGAATGCTAACCCTTCGGACAGATGTTTTACAGAGGATGCCTCATTTGCTATTCACAAATACTATTCCTTGAATTATGTGGGAGAGtaaattttctgccttttttggaGATAAGAAGATAAGAGACTCCTCCAAGGGTACACAAAGAATGCATGGTGGATTCAGCATTTGAACATGGTTCCTGGCTCCATGTTTTATTCTTCCCCTCGTTTACCTTAAAGATCTTGGAACTATTTGACCAGCACCTGATACAGTGTATCTCTCACGGTATGTATGCATAATCCCATGGCTGAATTTCTGATTCCAAACTCACTCTTCAggattttcttccccttcttttccagCAGCAAGGTAAGCTTCTATGTTCTATCTACACCTTTAGTGATAAATGTAACTCAAGCAAAACCAATAGGGCATCTATCCCTGCTACAAATTATTTAAGCACAGAAATGAATTTCTAATGCAGTAAGTTGAGGCTGGACATATGTATCAAAACTTTCCTCTGTAGGGGGTTTAGTGCTAATTGTGAAACATTATTATGCCACTCTCCTaaaagatattaataaaaatagatgGGTAGGTGATGCTCTGACTGAGTAGATGTTAATTTTATCTCATTCACTATCTGTCAAAAGAATTAAGGAGGACTGAAGTAAACCAATGATTAACAAGTGACAAACATCCTTCTAAAGGCTTCCAAGTCAAAtgtaaagattaaaaacaagACTCCTGCATACAAGATTATGCTCAAATAATTATATTAAGACCTGTATGGGCATTTGAGTGgatcaatcggttaagcatctgctttctgctcaggtcatggtcccagggtcctgggatcaagccctgctttaggttccctgttgagcagggagcctgctcctccctctgccattccctctgcttgtgctcactcttttctccctctgtcaaataataaataaataaataaataaataaataaataaacaaatattttttaaatgacagtaaTTGGCCAAAACACAGATCTATAAGCTAAAGACACCAACAAACTAGGAACTCCCGCCCATTGATCTCTGTGATCCGCCTGTGAGAAAACAGtaataagagaaagaatgaatttaaGAAAGTGGAcactttcagggcacctgggtagctcagtcagttgggcatctgccttcagctcaagtcatgatctcctggtcctgaGATCCAAACTTGTGCTGggatcccagctcagtggggagcctgtttctacctctccctctgcccgtcacCCCCACTtctcttcatgctctctctctcaaatacatacacaaaatcttttttaaaaaattgaaagagggggataggagaataataaatgaaacaagatgggattgggagggagacaaaccataaatgactcttaatctcacaaaacaaactgggggttgctggggggaggtgggattgggagagggggagggggctatggacattggggagggtatgtgctattgtgagtgctgtgaagtctgtaaacctggcgattcacagacctgtacccctggagataaaaatacattatatgttcattaaaaaaaaaaattggaaggggaggcgaaccataagagactatggactctgaaaaacaacctgagggttttgaggggtcaggggtgggaggttgggggaacaggtggtgggtaatagggagggcacgttttgcatggagcactgggtgttgtgcaaaaacaatgaatactgttacgctgaaaaaataaataaaatggaaaaaaaattgaaagagagGGGACACTTTCAGCCCAAGCTAAATCATGGatgttaagaaagaaattaagcaaaAACAATGGCTCACATACAGTATCTGGAACAGCCACTCATGCAAGCAGAAGGTGGACAGACTGAGAAACACTGAGGAATCAAAAGATTCCAGCTGACCAAGTGTGTGATATAAGGCATACTGAAGAGGGAGCCAGCCGTCTAAACATCCCTCCCCACTGAGCCTTGAATATTACCCCTGGCCTTTCTGAAACCAACAGAGAGgctataattattatatcttataCTGATTGGGCTGTGATAAATACTCAGCATTTTGCTCCCTGGTTTTTATATAACACTTAATTCTTACAATAATACCTTGAGTAAAgtctcattattattttcattttgtagttGAAGCAAAACAGACGAAGATGTTGGGGAGTTAAGTTAGGACCAATGACTCTTTGAGAGTGAACAGTAGGGCTAACATGCTCCTGGTCCCATAACCCAACCTTTAAACTGGATTCATGCCCTCCCCTCAGACTGCCTCCAGTGGTTGTCTGGACCTCTGTTGCTGCCATGATCCTTGCATATGTACTATGCATGTACCTCTCTAATAGTTCGATGTGAAACCCCAAACACTGAGTTTAGGACATTGGATATATAGAGTGATCATTCACTGAGTTACATCCAATGTGATGTTAATTCAATTGAGACCACTGGACCTGGGAATCACTCTGGGCACAAAGTTTGGATTTGGCAGTAACAATTGcacaaacttaaaaatatgaGACTCAAGCTCTGTGCTTCATGAGTTAAATGGGGATAACAAGTAATCAATCTCACAGGTTTGTTAAGagtaataaatgaatatttatctaAAGTGCCTAGAGCAGTTTCTGGCACATAAGAACAATAGTTATAAGATTTACTaggtcattccgatcaaaattccacgagtatttttcaaagagctggagcaaataatcctaaaatttgtatggaatcagaagagaccccgaattgctaaggaaatgttgaaaaacaaaaacaaaactggtggcatcacgttccccgatttcaagctttactacaaagctgtgatcaccaagacagcgtggtactggcataaaaacagacacattgaccagtggaacagagtggagagcccagatatggatcctcaactctatggtgaaataatcttcgacaaaagaggaaaaaatattcaatggaaaaaagacagtctcttcaataaatggtgctgggaaaactggacagcgatatgtagaagaatgaaactcgaccattctcttacaccgtacacaaagataaactcaaaatggacaaaagacctcaacgtgagacaggaatctatcagaatcctagaggagaacataggcagtaacctcttcgatatcagccacagcaacttctttcaagatatgtctccaaaggccaaggaaacaaaagcgaaaatgaacttttgggacttcatcaagatcaaaagtttctgcacagcaaaggaaacagtcaacaaaacaaaaaggcaacccacggaatgggagaagatatttgcaaatgacagtacagacaaaaggttaatatccaggatctataaagaacttctcaaactcaacacacacaaaacagataatcatatcgaaaaatgggcagaagatatgaacagacacttctccaacgaagacatacaaatggctatcagacacatgaaaaaatgttcatcatcactagccatcagggagattcaaattaaaaccacattcagataccacctgacaccagttagaatggccaaaattagcaagacaggaaacaacgtgtgttggagaggttgtggagaaaggggaaccctcttccactgttggtgggaatgcaagttagtgcagccactttggagaacagtgtggagactcctgaagaaattaagaatagagcttccttatgaccctgcaattgcactgctgggtatttaccccaaaaatacagatgtagtgaaaagaagggccatctgtaccccaatgtttattgcagcaatggctacggtcgccaaactgtggaaagaaccaagatgcccttcaatggatgaatggataaggaagatgtggtccatatacacgatggagtattatgcctccatcagaaaggatgaatacccaacttttgtagcaacatggacgggactggaggagattatgctgagcgaagtaagtcaaacagagagagtcaagtatcatatggtttcacttatttgtggagcataacaaagaacatggaggacatggggagatggagaggagagggagttgagggaaactggaaggggagatgaaccatgagagactatggactctgaaaaacaaccagagggttttgaaggggcggggggggggatgggaggttgaggaaccaggtggtgggtaatagcgagggcacgtactgcatggagcactgggtgttatgccaaaacaatgaacactgttatgctgtaaataaacaaataaaaaaattaaaaataaaaagatttactAGGCTCAGAAAAACTGAATTGACAGTTTCATTCAAGATGATTTATTATAATCAAGACACTACATTTTCTACACCTCTGtttacaaatttacaaaattgaaaacttggaaaataatCCATGAAGATCTTTCAGCTTCAACAGTGTCAAACTCTACAGATAATTTGCACCCTAACTTTCATTGTCTAGTCCATACTTTCGATCTGGAGTATCTTGCAAGTACAAATGCTTGCTATAATGAAATATTCCATGTAtatacaatacacacacacaaacacacacaaaatactgaaTGAGTTTCACTTCAACCTTTTATTTGCTTATGACTCTGttcctcttttttccattgctaCAGGGCATCTTGTCATTCCCAAACAACATCCATGGAGAACAACACAGAGGTGACTGAGTTCATCCTGCTGGGACTAACTAATGCCCCAGAGCTGCAGATCCCTCTCTTTATCATGTTCACCCTCATTTACCTCATCAATGTGGTTGGAAACTTGGGGATGATGGTGCTGATTCTGTTGGACTCTCGTCTCCATactcccatgtacttcttcctcggTAACCTGTCTCTGGTGGACTTTTGTTACTCTACAGCTGTCACTCCCAAGGTCATGGCTGGGTTACTTATAGGAGACAAGGTCATCTCCTACAATGCATGTGCTGCTCAGATGTTCTTTTTTGCAGTCTTTGCCACTGCAGAAAATTACCTCCTGGCTTcaatggcctatgaccgctatgcaGCAGTTTGCAAACCCCTCCATTACACCACCACCATGACGACAGGTGTATGTGCTTGGCTGGCCACAGGCTGCTATGTCTGTGGTTTCCTGAATGCCTCCATCCACACTGGGATCATTTTCAGGCTCTCCTTCTGTAAGTCCAACGTGATCCATCACTTTTTTTGTGATACTCTTGCAGTCATGTCTCTCTCTTGTTCTGAAAGACATGTCAGTGATCTGATTCTTGTCTTTGAGGCAAGCTTCCACATCTTTTTTGCTCTCCTGGTTATCTTGATTTCCTACCTGTTCATTTTTATCACCATCCTGAAGATGCCCTCAGTGGAGGGATACCTGAAGGCTATATCCACCTGTGCCTCCCACATCATTGCACTATCCA
Coding sequences within:
- the LOC123949239 gene encoding olfactory receptor 5B2-like, encoding MENNTEVTEFILLGLTNAPELQIPLFIMFTLIYLINVVGNLGMMVLILLDSRLHTPMYFFLGNLSLVDFCYSTAVTPKVMAGLLIGDKVISYNACAAQMFFFAVFATAENYLLASMAYDRYAAVCKPLHYTTTMTTGVCAWLATGCYVCGFLNASIHTGIIFRLSFCKSNVIHHFFCDTLAVMSLSCSERHVSDLILVFEASFHIFFALLVILISYLFIFITILKMPSVEGYLKAISTCASHIIALSIFYGTIIFMYSQPSSRHSMDTDKITSVFYTMVIPMLNPVVYSLRNKEVKNAFKKVVKKTKSSLSFIS